A window of Sphingomonas astaxanthinifaciens DSM 22298 genomic DNA:
CGGAATGGCGACCGCCTGTGCCCGCTCGTCCGTGCCGAGCAGCGCGTTGCGCGACGACATCGCCAGCCCATCGGCCTCGCGAACGGTGGGATGGCCGAGGATGCCGATGCCAAGCCCAAGGTCGGTCGCCATCCGTCGGATCACCGCCAGCTGCTGCCAGTCCTTCTCGCCGAAGATCGCAATATCGGGCCGCACCGCCAGCAGCAGCTTGGCGACCACCGTCGCGACGCCGTCGAAATGGCCGGGACGATGCTCGCCTTCCCAGCGCTCGCTCACCCCCCTGACCGAAATGCTGGTGGCGAAGCCGGCCGGATAGAGCTGGTCGGGGGTCGGCAGCCAGACGAGGTCGCAGCCCGCCGCCTCGAGCTTGGCGAGATCCGCCTCCTCGGTCCGCGGATATTTTTCCAGGTCCTTGGGATCGTTGAACTGCAGCGGATTGACGAAGATCGTCGCGGCCACCCGGTCGGCGACGCGCCGCGCCTCGGCGATCAGCGCGAGGTGCCC
This region includes:
- the panC gene encoding pantoate--beta-alanine ligase, with product MQIIRALDGLELGVAMVRQHGNTLALVPTMGALHDGHLALIAEARRVADRVAATIFVNPLQFNDPKDLEKYPRTEEADLAKLEAAGCDLVWLPTPDQLYPAGFATSISVRGVSERWEGEHRPGHFDGVATVVAKLLLAVRPDIAIFGEKDWQQLAVIRRMATDLGLGIGILGHPTVREADGLAMSSRNALLGTDERAQAVAIPQVLGEIARQILAGESVAASLANGKARLLAAGFSGVDYLALVDGASLEPLETVGENMRLLVAAKLGTVRLIDNIPVTSEQQVSW